A single Leptidea sinapis chromosome 2, ilLepSina1.1, whole genome shotgun sequence DNA region contains:
- the LOC126971730 gene encoding AFG3-like protein 2: MWKSLRLTQSQLSKIHFKGKTLQYLGVPALDTVLNQWYEFCQKPPKGFEKYFQPGTSKKHEKAPEKDDSPTPSKSSPPSSKPSSSTDKWNINMFSGGSGSRGGPNRGGYEGQDREKWMMFGALGVVTLIASIAYFELKYREISWRDFVNQYLKKGAVEKLEVINKKWVRVRLNPGTFEGKVIWFAIGSVDSFERNLENAQIEMSVDPPNFLPVIYKSEVEASSLTGMLPTLLIIGFLIYMMRRSADMMGRGGRKGGGLFGGVMESTAKLINPTDIGVKFQDVAGCEEAKIEIMEFVNFLKNPQQYIDLGAKIPKGALLTGPPGTGKTLLAKATAGEANVPFLTVSGSEFLEMFVGVGPSRVRDMFAMARKHAPCILFIDEIDAVGRKRGGRSFGGHSEQENTLNQLLVEMDGFNTTTNVVVLAATNRVDILDKALLRPGRFDRQIFVPAPDIKGRASIFKVHLGPLKSSLNKENLARKMAALTPGFTGADIANVCNEAALIAARELSTDISMKNFEQAIERVVAGMEKKSNVLQPEERKIVAYHEAGHAVAGWFLQHADPLLKVSIIPRGKGLGYAQYLPKEQYLYSKEQLFDRMCMTLGGRVSEELFFGRITTGAQDDLKKITQSAYAQIVHYGMNTKVGNVSFEMPQPGEMVIDKPYSEKTAELIDSEVRELISTAHKHTTALLTEHKENIEKVAQRLLKQEILSRDDMIELLGKRPFPEKSTYEEFVEGTGSLDEDTTLPEGLKHWNKEKQPATPPPESIPSGSTTSKN, translated from the exons ATGTGGAAAAGTCTTAGGCTTACTCAGTCGCAGCTTTCGAAGATACATTTCAAAGGAAAAACATTGCAATATCTTGGTGTTCCGGCTTTAGATACAGTCCTCAACCAATGGTATGAATTTTGTCAGAAACCGCCCAAgggttttgaaaaatattttcagccaGGAACAAGTAAAAAACACGAAAAGGCCCCAGAAAAAGATGATTCTCCTACCCCGTCAAAGTCTTCACCGCCGTCTTCAAAACCGAGCTCTTCGACAGACAAATGGAATATAAATATGTTCTCTGGTGGCTCAGGAAGTAGAGGAGGACCTAACCGCGGTGGTTATGAAGGTCAAGACCGTGAGAAATGGATGATGTTTGGTGCACTGGGTGTAGTGACCTTAATAGCTTCAATAGCATATTTTGAACTTAAGTATAGAGAAATAAGCTGGCGCGACTTTGTTAATCAGTATTTGAAAAAGGGAGCAGTTGAAAAACTAGAAGTTATTAACAAGAAATGGGTACGTGTCCGATTGAATCCTGGTACTTTTGAAGGCAAAGTTATATGGTTTGCCATTGGCAGTGTAGACTCATTTGAAAGAAATTTAGAAAACGCACAAATTGAAATGAGTGTAGATCCTCCAAATTTCTTACCTGTTATCTATAAATCTGAGGTTGAAGCATCAAGCCTAACAGGAATGCTGcctacattattaataattggatttctaatatatatgatGAGAAGGTCTGCAGATATGATGGGTCGGGGGGGCCGAAAAGGTGGTGGGTTATTTGGTGGAGTGATGGAATCTACAGCAAAACTGATAAACCCTACAGATATTGGTGTAAAGTTTCAAGATGTGGCTGGTTGTGAGGAAGCAAAAATTGAGATTATGGAATTTGTTAACTTTTTGAAGAACCCACAGCAATACATAGATTTGGGAGCAAAGATCCCTAAGGGAGCCTTACTCACAGGGCCGCCAGGTACTGGTAAGACTCTATTGGCTAAAGCCACAGCAGGAGAAGCTAATGTACCATTCCTAACTGTTTCTGGGTCGGAGTTCTTAGAAATGTTTGTCGGTGTAGGTCCCTCAAGAGTCAGAGATATGTTTGCAATGGCCCGTAAGCATGCACCATGCATACTATTTATAGATGAGATTGATGCTGTTGGTAGAAAGAGGGGAGGCCGTAGTTTTGGTGGCCACTCAGAACAAGAGAACACCCTCAATCAGTTACTTGTTGAAATGGATGGTTTTAATACCACAACCAATGTTGTTGTACTGGCAGCTACTAACAGAGTAGATATTCTGGATAAAGCTCTTTTGAGACCCGGCAGATTTGATCGGCAGATATTTGTCCCAGCACCAGATATCAAGGGAAGagcttctatttttaaagttcatttagGTCCTCTTAAATCTTCTTTAAATAAAGAGAATCTTGCTCGTAAAATGGCTGCTTTAACACCAG GATTTACCGGTGCAGACATTGCAAATGTATGCAACGAAGCAGCTTTGATTGCTGCAAGAGAATTATCTACTGACATAAGTATGAAGAACTTTGAGCAAGCCATCGAAAGGGTTGTGGCAGGGATGGAGAAGAAGTCAAATGTGCTCCAGCCAGAGGAAAGGAAAATTGTAGCTTATCATGAGGCGGGCCATGCTGTTGCTGGGTGGTTCTTACAACATGCTGATCCATTACTTAAAGTATCTATCATACCAAGGGGTAAGGGGCTAGGCTATGCACAGTATCTCCCTAAAGAACAATATCTCTACAGCAAGGAACAATTGTTTGACAGAATGTGCATGACACTTGGTGGCAGGGTCAGTGAAGAATTATTTTTTGGCAGAATCACAACTGGTGCACAGGATGACTTGAAAAAAATCACTCAGAGTGCATATGCACAAATTGTACATTATGGCATGAATACAAAGGTTGGTAATGTATCCTTTGAGATGCCTCAACCAGGGGAAATGGTTATTGATAAGCCATATTCAGAGAAAACAGCAGAACTAATTGACTCTGAGGTCAGAGAACTTATTAGCACAGCCCATAAACACACTACTGCATTGTTAACAGAACATaaggaaaatattgaaaaagttGCACAGAGATTATTAAAACAGGAAATACTTAGTAGAGATGACATGATTGAGCTTTTGGGTAAAAGACCTTTCCCTGAAAAGAGTACTTATGAAGAATTTGTAGAAGGTACTGGCTCATTAGATGAAGATACTACCTTGCCTGAGGGTCTGAAGCATTGGAACAAAGAAAAGCAACCTGCAACACCCCCACCTGAGAGTATACCATCAGGTTCAACCACcagtaaaaattaa
- the LOC126971630 gene encoding transcription initiation factor TFIID subunit 3 — MSEEYAREILRRNVAQICQTIGWNGINSTPLDIMVHVLEKYIRSLGTQSNRYAEQFNRTEPNLNDLGLVFRDLHIQLPDLSEFTQSVPSVPPPVKTENFPKPKESNLNFLKPGSHEVVTRPMHVHEHLPPMYPEKEQDTPVVAGTIEICHNGVDGGETNPSRASPEISVTDSPEKPKDIFKRPIDPVSLPSNKRPRLRMDEEERTREISSVMMTMSGFLSPAREGKLPEARPPAIVSDKHDKHKANSHHSNPTKAPMLDKSDKKSKKNKLVNGKIIKSKRKDKSHKGESGKSKDNSKLDRYPPGHPTKNKDTHTTQHNNVAMPAPNVTPLQQPPRPLVPPLQTPITPAPISESPRPLGIKQEQLETHQQPTASSSRNLLPREDAIPVPRKIPISKSPLVPSTPVNKNATVTNSIIPDIQIKKEVVVEQEKLASQPDRSKINIFKRISNKSKEDKSHSDASTEKPQSESLISRLQNTAHENCSLQSHDNIANNNNSSPVDLSKVIDIRAHEVISLDDDSLDNLPTLPGLSALESKPSLSITKSLPLSNSKDFGSPKVKKDKKHKEKKDKSAKLEAKLKKQQQQLAYEMVQMPEKKKTKVGNEKSKSGRPKNQPKMPQMPPGFPFFAAMPPGRGMMPGPGLIPNPGLIPGNDFLAGLANNPALRGLPAPNLISNPFALGAGGPGLIPSSSFLPGIPNHLLPMGNFPHSSRSSTGKIPHMLRRPSLEVIPVDNDEEHMTKPPGICHDKDRHDKHKPPTVPNILQKQKSKSNKDHKTNIYRMPPVQPDITIQLNPPKPELIRQEQTREPPPPERLPTPEPAPIERPEPQIIAESTSTNTSIPNILKQELDSPEKKKDKSHKKEKRDKDGIKIKKKKDKKDKNKEKSDKKKDMEKQEEKDRIKKEKKEKRKEKSAEGLVPKLTLKLSSSNSNSPMPPSSPDIFKLNIKPVIKKEDDNSSVKEESVSREHSRSPELAQISALVTRPPKQKPVKQNQVAEPEVSVSSPPSASPSRKNHPPSSHSKYKRILIKPISKKGQADNLDEDSPVVVEDTTAPPPATDKPSGPLPTPYYVDEHGNKIWVCPACGRPDNGSPMIGCDGCDGWYHWVCVGITEEPGATEDWFCKSCIAKRAAMVLAGVTTGKKRGRKPKGEKVRDCN, encoded by the coding sequence ATGTCCGAGGAGTACGCTCGTGAGATACTTCGAAGGAATGTTGCTCAAATATGTCAGACCATTGGATGGAATGGGATTAATTCCACACCACTTGATATTATGGTACATGTCTTGGAAAAGTATATTCGTTCATTAGGCACACAATCAAACAGATATGCTGAGCAATTCAACAGAACTGAGCCCAATTTAAACGATCTAGGATTAGTATTTCGCGATCTTCATATACAGTTGCCTGATTTAAGTGAATTCACTCAGTCAGTACCATCTGTACCTCCACCTGTCAAAACAGAAAATTTTCCAAAACCAAAAGAATCCAACCTAAATTTTCTAAAGCCTGGCAGCCATGAAGTTGTTACAAGACCTATGCATGTTCATGAACATTTGCCACCAATGTATCCAGAAAAAGAGCAGGATACACCAGTAGTTGCTGGAACAATTGAGATCTGTCATAATGGTGTTGATGGTGGTGAGACCAATCCTTCTCGTGCAAGTCCTGAAATATCAGTCACAGACAGTCCCGAAAAGCCAAAGGATATATTCAAGAGGCCGATAGACCCAGTATCATTACCTAGTAACAAAAGGCCAAGGTTACGCATGGATGAAGAAGAAAGAACTAGAGAAATCAGCAGTGTTATGATGACCATGTCAGGCTTTTTGTCACCTGCAAGGGAAGGTAAATTACCTGAAGCAAGACCACCAGCTATCGTTTCAGATAAACATGACAAACATAAAGCTAATTCACACCATTCTAATCCAACAAAAGCACCCATGTTAGATAAATCTGATAAgaaatcaaagaaaaataagttagtaaatggtaaaattattaaaagcaaAAGAAAGGATAAAAGCCATAAAGGTGAAAGTGGTAAATCTAAGGATAACAGTAAATTGGACAGATATCCACCTGGACATCCCACTAAAAATAAAGACACACATACTACACAGCATAATAATGTGGCAATGCCAGCACCAAATGTAACACCGCTACAACAACCCCCTAGGCCATTAGTGCCACCACTACAAACACCAATAACCCCAGCACCAATATCTGAATCCCCTAGACCCTTAGGAATTAAACAAGAACAGTTGGAAACACATCAACAACCAACTGCATCCAGTTCTAGAAATCTTTTACCTAGAGAAGATGCAATACCTGTACCCAGAAAAATACCTATCTCAAAATCACCACTTGTCCCCTCTACACCTGTAAATAAGAATGCTACAGTAACAAATTCAATAATACcagatatacaaataaaaaaagaagtggTTGTAGAGCAAGAAAAACTTGCATCACAGCCAGATCgatcaaaaattaatatatttaaaagaatatcgAACAAATCGAAAGAAGATAAAAGCCACTCTGATGCTAGTACAGAGAAGCCACAATCTGAATCTTTGATCTCAAGGTTGCAGAATACTGCACATGAAAATTGTAGCTTGCAATCACATGATAACATTGCgaacaataataatagtagtcCTGTAGATTTATCAAAAGTAATCGATATCAGAGCTCATGAAGTTATTAGTCTTGATGATGATTCCTTAGATAATTTGCCTACACTGCCAGGTTTGTCTGCCTTAGAATCAAAACCCAGCTTATCTATTACTAAATCACTACCATTATCAAATTCTAAGGATTTTGGAAGTCCAAAAGTGAAAAAAGATAAGAAACATAAAGAGAAGAAGGACAAATCTGCAAAGTTAGAAGCAAAGcttaaaaaacaacaacaacaattaGCTTATGAAATGGTACAAATGCCAGAGAAAAAGAAGACAAAAGTTGGTAATGAAAAATCCAAATCTGGTAGGCCAAAGAATCAACCAAAAATGCCACAGATGCCACCAGGTTTTCCATTTTTTGCAGCTATGCCACCTGGCAGAGGTATGATGCCTGGACCAGGTTTGATACCTAATCCTGGTTTAATACCTGGAAATGATTTTTTAGCTGGGCTTGCAAATAATCCAGCATTACGAGGCCTGCCTGCACCAAATTTGATAAGTAATCCATTTGCTCTAGGGGCGGGGGGTCCCGGTCTTATTCCAAGTTCCAGTTTTTTGCCAGGAATACCAAATCACCTACTCCCTATGGGTAATTTTCCACATTCATCAAGATCATCTACAGGTAAAATTCCACATATGCTTAGAAGGCCGAGTTTAGAAGTAATACCTGTAGACAATGATGAAGAACACATGACTAAACCACCTGGAATATGTCATGATAAAGACAGGCATGATAAGCACAAACCACCCACAGTTCCCAACATATTACAAAAGCAGAAGTCCAAGTCAAATAAGGATCACAAAACTAACATATACAGAATGCCTCCAGTTCAACCTGATATCACTATACAACTGAACCCTCCAAAACCAGAACTTATACGACAAGAGCAAACTCGGGAACCTCCACCACCTGAGCGATTACCGACTCCAGAGCCGGCACCCATTGAAAGGCCAGAACCCCAGATAATTGCAGAGTCAACATCAACAAACACTTCCATacccaatattttaaaacaagaaTTAGACAGTCCAGAAAAGAAAAAGGATAAAtcacataaaaaagaaaagagaGATAAGGATGgcattaaaattaagaaaaagaaagacaaaaaagataaaaacaaagaaaagtcTGATAAAAAGAAGGATATGGAGAAGCAAGAAGAGAAAGacagaattaaaaaagaaaagaaggaGAAGAGAAAAGAGAAATCTGCAGAAGGCCTTGTGCCTAAGTTAACTCTTAAATTGAGCTCTTCCAATTCAAATTCACCAATGCCTCCAAGTTCGCCTGATATATTTAAGCTTAACATAAAACCAGTTATTAAAAAGGAAGATGATAATTCATCAGTGAAAGAAGAGTCTGTATCTCGTGAACATAGCCGATCTCCAGAGTTAGCCCAAATATCAGCATTAGTAACAAGGCCACCTAAACAAAAACCTGTAAAACAAAATCAAGTAGCTGAACCTGAAGTGTCAGTATCTTCCCCTCCATCAGCATCACCATCTCGGAAAAATCACCCTCCATCAAGCCACTCAAAGTATAAGAGAATTTTAATTAAACCCATCTCGAAAAAGGGTCAAGCTGATAATTTGGATGAAGACTCACCTGTTGTTGTAGAAGATACAACAGCCCCGCCACCTGCAACAGACAAACCAAGTGGGCCATTGCCTACTCCTTATTATGTTGATGAACACGGTAACAAAATTTGGGTGTGTCCTGCCTGTGGACGTCCTGATAATGGCTCGCCTATGATCGGATGTGATGGCTGTGATGGGTGGTACCACTGGGTTTGTGTTGGTATTACAGAAGAGCCTGGTGCAACTGAGGATTGGTTCTGTAAGTCGTGTATTGCAAAACGAGCTGCAATGGTTTTGGCTGGAGTGACAACTGGTAAAAAACGTGGACGAAAACCGAAAGGAGAAAAAGTCAGAGACTGTAATTAA